A window from Theobroma cacao cultivar B97-61/B2 chromosome 3, Criollo_cocoa_genome_V2, whole genome shotgun sequence encodes these proteins:
- the LOC18604073 gene encoding peptidyl-tRNA hydrolase, mitochondrial, whose protein sequence is MKLSSSISSIRFPNFNSPFVKSCPSSFFPSFKFSTTSKRTMTQFPNFSIKNTNSSPANTAEDSQVAPPKPKPTPPPPRPWLIVGLGNPGKKYNGTRHNVGFEMVDAIAEAEGIPINTVNFKALFGKGFIGNVPVMLAKPQTFMNSSGESVGAIVSYYKIPLKQVLVIFDDLDLPFAKLRLLPKGGHGGHNGMRSIIDHFKGSHDFPRLRIGIGRPPGRMDAVNFVLRPFNKQEREELEFTFQHGIEAVRILSLEGFDKSATYVNSAKAMEQFG, encoded by the exons atgAAATTAAGTTCATCAATCTCTAGCATTCGATTTCCAAATTTTAATTCCCCATTCGTTAAATCTTGCCcttcctctttctttccttcattcAAATTTTCCACCACATCCAAAAGAACAATGACTCAATTCCctaatttttctataaaaaacaCAAATTCTTCTCCCGCCAATACGGCGGAGGACTCCCAGGTGGCGCCACCCAAGCCCAAGCCAACGCCGCCGCCTCCGCGGCCGTGGCTCATTGTCGGTCTCGGTAATCCCGGCAAGAAATACAATGGCACTCGCCACAAC GTGGGTTTTGAGATGGTAGATGCTATAGCTGAGGCTGAAGGGATTCCCATTAACACCGTTAACTTTAAAGCCCTCTTTGGcaaag GGTTTATTGGAAATGTTCCAGTCATGCTTGCCAAACCACAAACTTTCATGAACTCAAGTGGTGAGTCT GTTGGGGCCATTGTCTCGTATTACAAGATTCCATTGAAGCAAGTACTCGTG ATTTTTGATGACTTAGATTTACCTTTTGCCAAATTGAGACTACTTCCAAAAGGCGGACATGGAGGACATAATGG GATGAGAAGTATCATAGATCATTTCAAAGGGAGTCATGACTTTCCTCGTCTAAGAATAG GCATTGGACGCCCCCCTGGGAGGATGGATGCTGTTAATTTTGTCCTTCGCCCTTTCAATAAGCAAGAACGTGAAGAG CTGGAGTTTACATTTCAACATGGAATAGAGGCTGTCCGGATTCTTTCACTTGAAGGTTTTGATAAAAGCGCCACATATGTCAACAGCGCCAAAGCAATGGAACAATTTGGTTAA
- the LOC18604072 gene encoding carbon catabolite repressor protein 4 homolog 3, whose amino-acid sequence MGCDACSWLRPRVPMTMAAPTLGQPLPEPIFFSSPFSSSFKRATAISCSMAGPTNSSSSSSSTGSYSRRWYNPSRRQPPSSYDTSSEILRHWVEVQQPLVSQDRFTVASYNILGDRNASKHKDLYINVPSDYLRWGYRKRVLCEELMGWNPDIICMQEVDKYFDLRNTMKKAGYVGSYKRRTGGNVDGCATFWKPDKFRLLERESIEFKGFGLRDNVAQLSVFEICRVESRRLVIGNIHVLYNPSRGEVKLGQIRFLSTRAQMLSNRWGNVPVVLGGDFNSTPQSAIYKFLSTSELDIKLYNREELSGQRSCHPSQVLGVNRESRSPFTILDGFLNDCWTDEEVRVATGSADSHLVVHPLKLSSSYATVKGSTNTRDFSGEPLATSYHSKFLGTVDYLWYSEGILPTRVLDTLPIDILRRTGGLPSKKLGSDHLALVTEFAFSKSAKDTILTMSAVSDGAISAYREDVGVPT is encoded by the exons ATGGGGTGCGACGCTTGTTCTTGGCTCCGCCCCCGAGTCCCCATGACCATGGCCGCCCCGACTCTTGGCCAGCCCCTGCCTGAACCcatcttcttctcctctccCTTTTCCTCTTCCTTCAAGCGCGCCACTGCCATTTCTTGTTCCATGGCTGGCCCTacaaattcttcttcttcgtcGTCGTCAACTGGATCCTACAGCCGTCGATGGTACAATCCAAGCCGTCGACAACCACCGTCGTCATATGATACTTCCTCCGAGATCCTTCGCCATTGGGTCGAAGTTCAACAACCTCTAGTTTCCCAAG ATAGATTTACTGTGGCATCATATAACATATTGGGCGACAGAAATGCTtcaaaacacaaagatttgtACATAAATGTCCCTTCAGATTACTTACGATGGGGCTATCGGAAAAGGGTCTTATGTGAAGAATTAATGGGATGGAACCCAGATATAATCTGTATGCAA GAGGTGGACAAGTATTTTGATCTAAGGAACACAATGAAGAAAGCAGGATATGTTGGTTCTTATAAG CGGCGCACTGGAGGTAATGTTGATGGGTGTGCTACATTCTGGAAACCTGACAA GTTCCGAttgttggagagagaaagcatCGAATTTAAGGGATTTGGTCTTCGTGATAATGTTGCTCaactttctgtttttgag ATATGCAGAGTTGAATCGAGAAGACTAGTGATTGGTAACATTCATGTGCTTTATAACCCAAGCCGAGGAGAGGTGAAGCTAGGTCAA ATTCGTTTTCTCTCCACAAGGGCACAGATGCTCTCCAATAGATGGGGAAATGTCCCGGTTGTGCTTGGGGGTGATTTTAATAGCACTCCTCAG AGTGCAATATACAAGTTCTTGTCCACATCAGAG ctAGATATCAAGTTGTATAACAGAGAAGAGTTGTCTGGTCAGAGAAGTTGCCATCCCTCTCAAGTTTTGGGTGTTAATAGGGAATCAAGAAGTCCGTTTACTATCTTGGATGG ATTTTTGAATGATTGCTGGACAGATGAGGAGGTTAGAGTTGCAACTGGAAGTGCTGACAGCCATTTAGTTGTGCATCCATTGAAGCTTAGTAGCTCCTATGCTACAGTAAAG gGTTCTACAAATACAAGGGACTTCAGTGGTGAACCTTTAGCCACTTCCTATCACTCTAAGTTTCTTGGAACTGTTGACTATTTATG GTACTCAGAGGGTATTCTACCTACTAGAGTTTTGGATACTCTTCCAATTGACATTCTCAGAAGGACTGGTGGCCTTCCAAGCAAG AAACTGGGAAGTGATCATTTGGCCTTGGTTACTGAGTTTGCCTTCTCTAAAAGTGCCAAAGATACTATCCTGACTATGTCTGCAGTCTCTGATGGAGCCATCTCAGCATACAGGGAAGATGTTGGTGTTCCAACATGA
- the LOC18604075 gene encoding protein ASPARTIC PROTEASE IN GUARD CELL 1 has translation MASSSKFPVSFLFFFSLSFLFTSTLSRHSPQATTTLDVSSSLEQAQHILSFDPQSLTSFVQAQSAAPFFNSSSSSVFSIPLHSRGSLRKTHHTDYKSLVLSRLDRDSSRVDSLTTKLQLALNGVKKSELRPLPTEIRPEALSTPVISGTSQGSGEYFSRIGVGNPSKQFYMVLDTGSDITWIQCEPCSDCYQQSDPIFNPSGSSTYSPVSCGSRQCSSLEVSACRSGKCLYQVSYGDGSYTVGDFVTETVSFGNSGNINGVALGCGHDNEGLFVGAAGLLGLGGGPLSLTSQIKATSFSYCLVNRDSASSSTLDFNSGLTSDSVTAPLLRNQKIDTFYYVGLTGFSVGGQPVQLPTGLFDMDASGKGGVIVDCGTAVTRLQTQAYNALRDAFVKLTHDLPTASGVALFDTCYDLSSRTSVRVPTVAFHFGGQSLDLPAKNYLIPVDSSGVFCFAFAPTSSSLSIIGNVQQQGTRVSFDLANNKVGFSPRKC, from the coding sequence ATGGCTTCTTCTTCAAAGTTCCCCGTTtccttcctcttcttcttttcactTTCGTTTCTCTTCACTTCCACCCTCTCTCGTCACTCTCCGCAAGCAACGACGACCCTCGATGTCTCTTCTTCTCTTGAACAAGCGCAGCATATTCTCTCCTTCGATCCACAGTCTTTAACATCCTTCGTTCAAGCCCAGAGTGCAGCTCCTTTCTTCAACTCTTCTTCTTCGTCTGTTTTTTCTATTCCACTTCACTCTCGGGGGTCTCTCCGCAAAACCCACCACACCGACTACAAAAGCCTTGTGCTTTCCCGACTCGACCGTGACTCATCCCGGGTCGACTCCCTCACTACCAAACTCCAACTTGCCCTCAATGGTGTCAAAAAATCCGAGCTCCGACCGCTACCGACTGAGATCCGGCCCGAGGCGCTTTCAACCCCGGTCATTTCGGGGACGAGCCAAGGAAGCGGCGAGTACTTTTCACGGATCGGAGTCGGTAACCCGAGTAAACAATTTTACATGGTTCTCGATACCGGAAGTGATATTACTTGGATCCAATGTGAACCTTGTTCGGACTGTTACCAACAATCCGACCCGATATTTAACCCGTCGGGATCCTCCACTTACAGCCCGGTATCTTGCGGGTCAAGGCAGTGTTCTTCTCTTGAAGTTTCCGCTTGCCGTAGCGGGAAATGTTTATACCAAGTCTCGTACGGAGATGGGTCTTACACGGTCGGTGACTTTGTCACCGAAACCGTGTCATTTGGAAACTCCGGTAACATTAATGGCGTTGCTTTGGGTTGTGGCCATGATAATGAAGGCTTGTTCGTTGGAGCTGCCGGGTTGCTTGGACTCGGCGGTGGACCCTTGTCCTTAACATCTCAGATCAAAGCGACGTCGTTCTCATACTGTTTAGTAAATCGTGACTCGGCCTCGTCTTCGACTTTGGATTTCAACTCGGGGTTAACAAGCGACTCGGTCACCGCTCCATTACTGAGGAACCAAAAGATCGATACGTTTTATTACGTTGGTCTGACCGGGTTCAGCGTCGGTGGCCAACCGGTTCAACTCCCCACGGGCCTTTTCGATATGGACGCATCAGGAAAAGGAGGAGTCATCGTCGACTGCGGCACCGCCGTAACTCGGCTGCAAACCCAGGCTTACAACGCCCTGCGAGACGCTTTCGTGAAATTAACTCACGACTTGCCGACAGCGAGTGGGGTGGCGCTGTTCGACACGTGTTACGATCTGTCTTCGAGGACCAGCGTCAGGGTCCCGACGGTGGCATTTCATTTCGGTGGACAGTCGCTGGATTTACCCGCGAAAAACTATTTGATCCCCGTGGACTCATCCGGGGTATTCTGCTTCGCGTTCGCTCCTACGTCGTCGTCTTTGTCCATCATTGGGAACGTGCAGCAGCAAGGGACACGTGTCAGCTTCGATCTGGCTAATAACAAGGTCGGGTTCTCTCCTCGTAAATGTTAA
- the LOC18604076 gene encoding protein CASP translates to MDAPQSGSDRDKSNPSSSPVSVVSNFWKEFDLEKEKSVLDEQGLRIAENQENSQKNRRKLAESTRDFKKASAEEKLSLFNSLLKGYQEEVDNLTKRAKFGENAFLNIYQKLYEAPDPYPALASIAEQDLKISELESENRKMKVELEEFRTEAMHLKNQQATIRRLEERTRQLEQQMEEKVKEIVEIKQRSLAEENQKTLEVLKDREQSLQDQLRQAKESVSNMQKLHELAQSQLFELRAQSEEDRAAKQSEVNLLMDEVERAQTRLFSLEREKGVLRSQLQSVHEESENKRSNNVDSNTILENSLSAKEKIISELNMELHNIETTLSNEREEHVNEIKKLNSLLNEKEVALEEMKKELQVRPTTKLVDDLHKKVKILQAVGYNSIEAEDWEAATSGEEMSKMESLLLDKNRKMEHELTQLKIKLSKKTSLLETAEGKIVELTEKVNEQQKLIQKLEDDILKGYSSKERKGTLFDDWDLSESGVNELSENTDQKHISSDQDQSSMLKVICNQRDRFRARLRETEEEIRQLKEKIGELTAELEKTKADNVKLYGKIRYVQDYNQEKVISRGSKKYAEDLESGFTSDVESKYKKIYEDDINPFAAFSKKERDQRYKELGFRDRITLSSGRFLLGNKYARTFAFFYTIGLHILVFTCLYRMSALSYLSNGPEEALVGEKNVNLPRGF, encoded by the exons ATGGATGCTCCGCAAAGTGGATCGGACCGTGATAAATCCAATCCTTCCTCTTCTCCCGTCTCCGTCGTCTCCAATTTCTGGAAAG aatttgatttggaaaaggagaaaagtgTACTTGATGAACAAGGACTTAGAATAGCTGAAAATCAGGAAAACAGCCAGAAAAACAGGCGGAAGCTTGCTGAGAGTACAAGAG ATTTCAAGAAAGCTTCAGCAGAGGAAAAGTTAAGTTTGTTTAATTCATTACTTAAGGGTTACCAAGAAGAAGTTGATAATCTTACCAAGAGAGCAAAATTTGGTGAAAATGCTTTTCTGAACATCTACCAAAAGCTTTATGAGGCTCCTGATCCTTATCCTGCTCTTGCTTCAATTGCT GAGCaagatttaaaaatttctgAATTGGAATCAGAGAACAGGAAGATGAAAGTTGAGCTTGAAGAGTTCAGAACAGAAGCAATGCACTTAAAAAATCAGCAGGCAACAATAAGGAGACTTGAAGAACGAACTCGCCAGTTAGAGCAACAG ATGGaggaaaaagtgaaagaaattgtGGAGATTAAGCAACGCAGTTTGGCAGAAGAGAACCAGAAAACACTAGAAGTTTTAAAAGACAG GGAGCAATCTTTGCAAGATCAGTTACGGCAAGCTAAGGAAAGTGTATCAAATATGCAAAAATTGCATGAACTTGCACAAAGCCAGTTGTTTGAACTTCGTGCTCAGTCAG AGGAAGATAGGGCAGCAAAGCAATCTGAGGTCAACCTTTTGATGGATGAAGTGGAGCGGGCCCAAACACGGCTTTTTAGTCTGGAGAGGGAGAAG GGTGTTCTACGCTCCCAATTACAGTCGGTACATGAAGAGTCTGAAAACAAGAGAAG CAATAATGTAGATTCTAATACTATACTTGAAAACTCCCTGAGTGCCAAAGAGAAGATAATCTCTGAGCTGAATATGGAACTTCACAACATTGAAACCACCCTATCTAATGAGCGAGAAGAACATGTGAACGAGATCAAGAAATTGAATTCATTGCTCAATGAAAAG GAAGTTGCTCTTGAGGAGATGAAGAAAGAGCTTCAAGTAAGGCCAACAACAAAATTGGTTGATGATTTGCATaagaaagtgaaaattttgcaG GCAGTGGGTTATAATTCAATTGAGGCTGAAGATTGGGAAGCAGCTACCAGTGGGGAAGAGATGAGTAAAATGGAGTCTCTTCTTCTTGATAAAAACAGGAAAATGGAACATGAACTTACACAGCTGAAG ATCAAACTTTCCAAGAAAACATCTTTGCTGGAAACAGCTGAAGGCAAAATAGTAGAGCTCACGGAAAAGGTTAACGAACAACAGAAGCTGATTCAGAAATTAGAAGATGATATATTGAAG GGTTATAGTTCCAAAGAACGAAAAGGGACTCTTTTTGATGATTGGGATCTTTCAGAGAGTGGGGTGAATGAACTTTCTGAG AACACAGATCAGAAACATATTTCCTCAGATCAAGACCAAAGCTCAATGCTGAAGGTGATCTGCAACCAGCGTGACCGATTTAGGGCACGTTTACGAGAAACAGAAGAA GAAATAAGGCAATTAAAGGAGAAGATAGGGGAGCTAACAGCAGAACTGGAGAAAACAAAAGCTGATAATGTTAAACTTTATGGAAAGATTCGTTATGTCCAGGACTATAACCAGGAGAAAGTAATTTCTAGAGGATCAAAGAAG TACGCAGAGGATCTTGAAAGTGGTTTCACCTCAGATGTTGAATCCAAGTACAAGAAGATATATGAGGATGATATTAATCCCTTTGCTGCATTCTCAAAAAAG GAGAGGGATCAAAGATACAAGGAGTTGGGCTTCAGAGACAGAATCACACTAAGCAGTGGACGTTTTCTTCTGGGCAACAA GTATGCTCGAACATTTGCATTTTTCTACACAATTGGTTTGCATATCCTAGTTTTTACATGTCTATACCGAATGTCAGCTCTAAGCTACCTCAG CAATGGCCCTGAGGAAGCCCTCGTCGGAGAAAAAAATGTGAACCTCCCACGCGGGTTTTAG